The genomic DNA aacaaacaaacaaaaaaagaatctcaACTACATGCCCAGTTATGCATCATTCTGAGTAACAAGTACGTGCCATCAGTCCTGATGGGTTGTTTCGTTTGGcaatcttttcttcttttcttgcCATTTTATAAAAGCAGCTGCATTTGAGGAGTTTGGTTTTTGCAATGCTCACAAATCAACTGTTGGGCAATaaaatggtgtttttttgtttgtttgtgtggttAAAACAAAAGTGACGCTGTAAAAATTTCAGTACAAGAAAGCAGACAAATAAAGTAAGTGAGTTTATAGTTAAAAGGAAGAAGAATTTgttctccacttcctccaccgCATTTCATGATGCACGAGTGAAATACATTGGCCAGAAGGAAATTTCTGAAAGGTTTTGGTCTCCCACAAACTGGAAGTATTACAATCAGCATGCTCCGTGCTTTCAATGTTTATAAAATTTCACATGGGTTCAACATGGTGTGCCATCGCTTGATGCTATAGATGATTGGAGCGCTAACAAAGCTAACTGTTACCTCATCATTACCACTAGATACATTTTCTCCTAGCTTCTTTTAACATTCTTTCTTGCCAACTGTCTTGCCAGAACCCATTTACACTCTCACATCTTCATGGGTAAGAAATAAGTGCCAGCCAGCATTTCCCAGTTACATCATCCCGAGGCCTGTGTGTTCAAACGAGCTCCATGGTGACTGATTGCATTCCTAAAAGAATTCCACTTTTCCCGTGTGTTTTCAAAAGGTTGTGCAGGAAATCTAGACCCTTATGTGAAGGAATTCCTTTCCCTATGTTAGAGGAAGCAATTCAGTGGTAGGTATCCATTTCATCcaggaaaattttaaaaagttgcacaTTAGATTCAATCAtgatatgaaacaaaaatgcaaacaaacaaacaaaaacaaaaaacaacaaacaaacatggaactaaaacaaataataaaccaATGTCCTACTATAAGAacatggatatgagatcatttGTTTCCAGACTATCTTCATGgcttgatattttattttactacagAGAAACTAATTGGGATGGACACATTAATTCACGCAGTCATTCGGCATGTTTCTACAATGTAAAGTCTGAGTAAACAGCTTAGGAAAACTAAGTGACTGTAAGACACAAATATACTAAGGCTAGTTTTCCTCAAATATGATTTATTCAGCCCTAGTCTGTCTTTGCTCACCTTTAATTCATTTGGAGGAGAGATAGTCATGAGATACACCTCCAGCTATTTTCACAGCTGTATAAATATCCCGGTCACTACAGTCTGTCAGGGAATACTGACAATTTTGTGCGCCACAGATGCTAGTGACCCAGTCGACTTCGGTATATTACATCGCGGAAATAGCAGACGGTAAATGGATTGAAACCGAGTTTACTCAGCTGTTTAATGTTAAACCATTAGCCCCAACAGGGACACGTCGTGTGGATGTTTTCTCCTCGCCACAGTTTCCATCTCTTGACAAACCGTGAAACCAACCGTGACAATAATCCTGCTGCCCGAAATGCTAATAAAACTGCAACTATGTTTGGTCATGAAGACGTCTGCCGAGGATTTATGAGCATCGAGATGTTTGTACTGGACTGTTTGGAAATTGGCTGAGGAGCTGGATGAGACGTTCTGGATTCCCAATGAATCCAGAACATTCCACTTtgattggaaaaaataaataaataaattcagacgAGTAACGAGTTCAAACACAAGTAAAAGCAGTCCCGTTATTTATTGCAAACCCAAACATCTCGCATTAGCTGTCACTTTCTCCTTTGAAGCCCTGGAAGccagctggaaaacaaaaaaaaagtgggacacaaggagaaagagagaggaccAATCCAAACAACAGAGGAATGCCTTCAGTTCGGCTTTGCTGCTGCTCTCGGTTCTCCCACTTGCCTGCCATGGTATGTGTAATTACTCCACAATTAAAGTGCCTCTGCTTGTGTCTCAGTGTGAGAGAGAGGACCTCATAGGGATCGGTGGCCACACTCAACAGCGTCAACAACACGGCCTGGACAGATGCAGGCAGTTTCGCAAAAACCCCCCAACTCAGATGGGGTGTGAAGAGAAGTGGTCAAGCGtacacagaaacagaacatcACAGTTAACCTTTACATGCTACTGATGCTgagaataaaagtttttatttaatttttttttaattccagatATTTAGCTTTGTTCTTACTGAATTCTTCTCAGTCTGTCACACAGTTGTTCCATATATATAGGATTTCCCCAtttccctgtttttatttttatttttccctttcttgACCAACAAAGTGCAGATATTCAGAGCATTGCTGTCTATGGGATGCATAGTAATCACTAAACCTGCAAGGCACAAATCACACAGGAACACACACTTAtgcagaaaacattcaaatgtacAGAAAACACTTTCTACAGTTAGAACGCATTCATTGACTTGTGCTTAGTTTAATGGCTACATATTTAGGTTTTGATGAGACTTTCCCAACATTTCTCTAAATGGAGCTTTATTTTCCCCTccttatttttacatcaaaccCAACAAACTGTAACCATAAAAAGtgtaactgtttatttttatgggtACACATGCTTTATGGGAATTGTGGCAAAAGTTCCACACATATTTAGCCTTGCAGAATGTACGCCCTGAAGGTGTTACTGTCTATAGCGCTTGTTAAATGCCATTCATGTTGAGACACAGCTGGCCCAGTGGACTCCCTGCCCAAAacctacaaataaaaagtaaacaaaaaataaataaaaaaaataacagcacaCACGTTTCCCCTCAACTTCACTGGGGTAAAGTGAAGAGTGAAAAAGCCTAGCTAGGCCCaatttgaaaatgcatttgtttttcattaccTTTTACTGCTACATGCAGTAACTGTAAAAAGAGAGCACAACCCATTTATCAATGGTAGGGATTTAGGTCTCATTTCCCTCCGCCCACCAAAAAAACAACGTGGTCTCTAccaggttttattattttaaataagttctCAGAGACAATTaacacctttatttattttgaaataaacaaatgcaaagCTGCCCTTTTATATGATTTGGGAGGAAAATTTAGAACCAGGCTCATCTGATCAAATACGCTGGAGTAACTAGGCATCGTCAGCAGTGACTTCCTGTGTAAAAGCAGTAAACTTCAGCAGTTTGCCAGCCGTGTGTCGACGGCAAGAAGGAAAGATAGTGATCACCTTGGGTAAGCAATTCTAGCTACCCAAGTCTGGGTAGAGTTATAAGGCGATTTACaaacaatttgaaaattattactgtataatgaaaaaaatacaaattatatatatatatatatatatatagagtgagagagagagagactagTGGCAAACATCAGCAGAAAACTTTCCAGGAATGGACGACCCAGACAATAAACCCCAAAGAGGCCAAAGTCAGGCCAAATAGTGAAACTATCGAGTCCATGTAAGACTCGATAGGCTTGACTTAACCTGTTACATGCTGACATTCATAGAagtacatttagaaaaataaataaataaaaaaggtgtaACAAGAGTGGCTTGCTGAGAAAGCTCGTCAGTAGAAAGtgtcaaaaaataacataatgaaATTTGAATTCGCTAATCTGCATCTGAATGAACCGCGAGACTTCTGGACCGGTAGAGGCGTTTCAACTTAATACTTAGTCCGATCTTCGAAAAACTTGGTGGAGACTGTTGGGTATTTTCTTATTACTGTCTATGTTCATAAATAGAAATTCTGTGTTCGTATATTAATAACCATTTTGATAAATAACAGATCTAGATGTAAAAGATTAACAGTATGTCTAGGATTATTATAACCGTGGTAACAAGTGGAGCGTTTGTGAAATGGGTGGTCTGTATAACAGTTACATTTCATAGCAGCGATGTGAGGTACATCCCTGTGTAAAATTGAATACAAACCACTCTTCCCCTGCTTTCCCAAACTCCTCTTGGCTGTATTGTAAAATTTAGGCTGAACAAATTGTCTGCAAgtaaaatcaaagtgtttcagGAATATTTAAAGGCTTACAAATTTCTGCAAAGCCTGCCATTTAACTTGAGTCATTGAATTAGAAACTGAAGCTTTCCAGGCAGCAGAAAAGCTGACTGCGTACCAGCTACAAAACCTCCTGAAAGTCAATAACGTCATGTGTATTAATGAAGCCATTTTATCCAAACAAGAAGGAAGATATGAAACCAAGCCATCTGAGCTCTGGTCAAAAATGGCGCATGTGTCATCTGGGTTTGCGTTCTGACTTAGACAGCAGTAGGTTGTTGAGTTTAATCACAATGTTGGCAAAGTCAGTGAGCTCCACAAAGTCTGAAGTGATGATGTTGACTCCATCCACTCCTGGCCGTTGACTCTGAACCCAAGACATTATGGTTGGCAGGTTTCTAGATTGATGAAAGTAGACAGACTATTAGAGACAACAAAGTTAGAACTATCTTGTATTCCAAACATGCTTTATTTGAAGCATGTATGGAACAGAAGATAGCTTTAGATAAACCTTTGGTTTCCTTTTAAggaaattaaaagttaatttccTCATTCTGGTTGGTTACACTTGTAGAAACTGTTGCGATATATACTGTCAAACTCCAATTTGGTCAGTTTTTTGTATTGGCCTTCTAACTTTTTTTGAGCCTGCTGTTGGTGTTCTGAAATATAGGATAATGTGGGAGAAGACTTATCTAAAGAAAATAAGCTAGCTGCAACTCCCACACTCTTGCCTTGGAGTCACTCCTCTgcattccttctttttttcactcctACCAGGCACAACACATTCAGAGACAGACCTAATGTGGCTGTATCACTTTAAACACCCAAATATATGTCCCCCGTCAGAGCCTAACAGAACAAAACCTGGAAGCTAATGTGTTTATCTGCTTGTGGTACGCAATTGTACTTCCCGAGAAGTGCAAAATTAGACCACCTCCCGTTTCCGTCCAGTCCATCGGGGATGATATGCCGCAACATAATATGCTGGTGCCATATTTTTCTTATCTGAAGGTATAAAGAGTATTTTCTCTGTGTCAGGATTTCGGTTTCATTTTGAGCTTTCTTGAAGGCTAGAGGAAGTCGATCCCTGGAGAGTGCGTGCAACCATATAAGGTTTCTCTAGAAAAAACTGAGATATATCTGAGGCATGACGTGCAAATGAGAACATCTGCACCTTGCATTGTGATCGTAAGCGATGCACAGACCAATATACCAATCATGTGAGGCAAGATGACAATGTGTGCACATAGCATGATGtacaagatttttgttttaaaaagtaactaaTTTATGTAGTTTGGTACTTACCTTTCTACCAGGTATTCACGCAGCCCCCACACCAAACCTTTGGCTACAGTGTTGGCCGTAGGAGTGAGGATAGCCTGGGTGACATGGAAGGATccctgtttgtttctttctttcaatgTGGTTTCCAGAAACTAAGAGAAAGTTAAAtaaaagggggagaaaaaaaacttattgaaaaagaaaatgagcacACAAATTTTGTTTGCACGGTTACGCAAGGATGAGCTGCAAACATTGTCCACAAAGGCTTATTTTAGgtaaacagagaaacaatgtGTTTGAGACATGGAGGCATGCAGCAGGGGAAGAAAACGTTGTAGTTGGgtgacaaaatagaaaagacaGAGTAAATGGTTCTGATTGTCATGTAAACCCAGAGAGTGGCAAAAGATGATTTAATTCTTAGATTTGACATTTGGAACATAGATTTAACTCCAGAGACGTTTCGTCATTGCTCATTAACTGTGGACAATCCAATATTATCAGGGCCTCTCATCTCAGGTTCAAGTACATCATCTCTTTAgattaggtctggactttgacttctCATTTCTAAACATAACCTTTACTCTCATTTAACCATTTTCCCTGGCAGACTTGTTTGTGAGCGTATGGGTCTTATTCTCCTGTATGAGTGATTTTCCGTTTTCTACTTTCAGGTTGGTATCTTTacgttttattttacaaaacatttttttttttttgtacctgcTGTGTATGCATAGTGATGTTATCCTAATGTGAGGGCGAAGAAGCAACAGAAGAAATACTGTTGTTGTCTTACCTGTATAAGCTTGTTGGGCTCAGTGGTGTTTGCCCAAGGAGCAGGGATTTTATTGCCAGGCCACATTACAGGGATACCTTGTGCTGAAGGATGATGGTAGAACACAATGACCTATAAAGGGGCGAAATAAttaataagatatttgtacCTTAATATATTAGTTTACAATTCTCATGTGAGATGCCTGAATTCAGTCCTACCTTTCCTTTGTGTGTCTTAAAGAATGAACCCCACTTCTATTGTTTAAGCATTACTAGCATTTCCTACTCTACGATATGTACATTTTTCTTAGGATTTAATCATGAGACGTTCATCGGAAgcagttgtgaaaaaaaaagagatacaGAAAACTACTGTAAAAGTGTCCAGAATTTGACAAGCATAACAAAGAGAAATGCTGCCCCCTTCAGGTACTTAAAGCACAGCTCTACGTTTACTCATCCTCTCCTTTTCTTGTCTCCTGCACTATCGCTGGTACCTCTGCCAAGTAGGCTAAGTCAGCAAAAGATTAGGGTCACAGGACAAGTAATGATAGTAGGCTATTTTCATCTGATAGAGCCCTGGACACGCTCAGTAGTAGCAGCCACAGAAATGTGGGGTTTCTCAGAAATGGTTGCCAGTCTATCATATCTATTTACATGTGTATAATTGTGTTTAACATTTacaatgaggaaaaaacaaaacaaaacaaaaaacccaaaaagaacAATGTAcgttaaataataaaagcaaaagataAAGCTTGTCTACGAGAGTTTGGTGAAAAGATTTTGTAGATTTTGTAAGTCAGTAGTGAAGTCAAACAGAAACGACTGCGCTTAAAGTTAACGTTGGGGAAAAGGGAAAGTACAGTTGCAAGACAGAACAAGTGTTAATGGGATGACACCCACCTCTGATTCCTTCTTAGAAATGTCAAAGGCAGCTGGGATTACCTGACATTCATTGATCTCTCCACCACACGCACACTCACATGTTGGTTCTCTTATAGATGCAGAAAATGCACTTTATATGCATTTACTGCTTTAAAAGGAATAAAGCTGTTGTAGAAATGGACTGGAGGGGGggcaaaaaatgcaaaaaacaaataaaacaaccagATGAAAAGTTCTGCTGCAGTGTTCGGATCTCACCTGATATTTCTTCTCCCACAGGTAGTTCAGAGTAATGTTCTCCACTGCACAGTCGCTGCACAGCTTGCTGTCAAACACTTCCTGTAGCATACGGATGAGGTACACATGGTGACCTTCATCCATGGCGTAGTAATGATTGAAGTCCAAAAGCACAACCTTAATCCAGAATGGAATCAACAATTCatctaaacatttatttgtgttataAAAAAGATACTGAGAAGTATtaaatactactactactaataataatattaagaaTGATTCTTACCTCTTTCTTGTGTCTGCTCAAGAAAGAGTTAATTTCCAACAGGCCATCTCTCACCTTTACAGTCAGATTGAAGACAAGCCAATGATGAGTTGATGGATGGAACAAAAGGTCTGTTGCTAATGCAGGCATGAAGAAATGCTGCTTCTTGGTTTGGTcacagttttaaatcttttacaaGGGAGACCTAGCCAAACTCAGAGATCAGACTTTAAAATGGTGTTGTTAGCTTATAAATTATTGAATGGCTTAGcatcacaatacattaaagatatgttgttgtttttatcagccTTCCAGAACTCTCAGGTGTTCtagttctggtctgctctgcatccccagaaccggaaccaccacaaatatggaacaaacttccagaaaattgaaaaacagctaaaacacagagtttctttaaatcaggactAAACAGGTTAACATTAACCaatatatttgatatgtattgattattttgatgatgCCCCTCAACAAAATGTTACTGATTTCTCAATTTCGCAACTGCGTGcgattttaatgactttttattttagtgtttttatgatCTTAAGCGCTTTAAACTgccttcttgctgaaatgtattatacaaataaactcatTGACAGACGACAGCAACGGCAAAGTTacatggaaaacaaacacatgttAAAGTTTGCTTACATAAAACACTTACTGTACACACAGACAACGTAAACTGCAAAGATACCATTTAAAGGCTTTAGAGAACAAGGAAGTTgccatgtttgagaaatcagtTTGCAGGTTCTGTTGCACACATTTCATCTCAGCCCCGTCAGTTAATTCTCACCACTGAGatcaacaagacattttgtCCACTTAAATGCTgctcaattattatt from Xiphophorus couchianus chromosome 21, X_couchianus-1.0, whole genome shotgun sequence includes the following:
- the plcxd2 gene encoding PI-PLC X domain-containing protein 2, with product MRTRPAGIGNVHADWMGSLPSILSAMPLKYLAVPGSHDSFTFWVDVHAPVGPDQKFYVKYLATMFSVLAKKVMVKWSMTQNLTFREQLDAGIRYFDLRVSSKPGEPGNEIYFIHGLFGHKVRDGLLEINSFLSRHKKEVVLLDFNHYYAMDEGHHVYLIRMLQEVFDSKLCSDCAVENITLNYLWEKKYQVIVFYHHPSAQGIPVMWPGNKIPAPWANTTEPNKLIQFLETTLKERNKQGSFHVTQAILTPTANTVAKGLVWGLREYLVERNLPTIMSWVQSQRPGVDGVNIITSDFVELTDFANIVIKLNNLLLSKSERKPR